A stretch of the Clostridium botulinum genome encodes the following:
- a CDS encoding site-2 protease family protein: MFSTMRLLDTILIIPAILLGFTFHEYAHALVAYKLGDSTPKFQGRLTLNPLAHIDIIGFLMILFFKFGWAKPVQTNPNAFKNYYKDDLKVSIAGVIGNIFVAIVASIILGIFLALSLNQTVSMGIIITMLVYTVQINALLVIINLLPLPGFDGFHILKDLFPKFFYKISDSLYRYQILILILFIMPIPGIGGSIIGFILSGPTAVLSKLFMKITSLIAGM; encoded by the coding sequence ATGTTTAGTACAATGCGATTGTTAGATACAATATTAATTATACCAGCTATATTATTGGGATTCACTTTTCATGAATATGCGCATGCTTTAGTAGCGTATAAATTAGGTGATAGTACTCCTAAATTTCAAGGAAGACTTACACTTAATCCTTTAGCGCATATTGACATTATTGGATTTCTCATGATTTTGTTTTTTAAGTTTGGATGGGCAAAGCCAGTGCAAACAAATCCTAATGCATTTAAAAACTATTATAAGGATGATCTTAAAGTTTCAATAGCAGGGGTAATAGGAAATATATTTGTTGCAATAGTAGCATCAATTATATTAGGAATATTTTTAGCATTGTCCTTAAATCAAACGGTAAGTATGGGAATAATAATAACAATGCTTGTATATACTGTTCAAATAAATGCATTGTTAGTTATAATAAATTTATTACCTCTTCCAGGTTTTGATGGATTTCACATATTAAAAGACTTATTTCCTAAGTTTTTTTATAAAATATCAGATTCATTATATAGATATCAAATTTTAATATTAATTTTATTTATAATGCCTATTCCTGGAATTGGAGGATCTATTATAGGATTTATTTTATCAGGACCAACAGCTGTGCTTTCAAAGTTGTTTATGAAGATAACATCTTTAATTGCGGGTATGTAA